In the Sorghum bicolor cultivar BTx623 chromosome 4, Sorghum_bicolor_NCBIv3, whole genome shotgun sequence genome, ACACCTGGATCAGACTGCTCGCCCTTGAGAAGGTTCACCGCCTTGTACTCGTACTCCACACCTGCAGAAAGAAACAGCGTTCAAGCGCACATCGAATCAACCCAACCGAATGCCCCCAATCCGTCCAATAGACAGACGATGGGCCGAGTCCGATtaagcggtggtggtcgagcaGCACGCACCTTTGAGATTGAGAGCGATGCGGGCGCGGTGGGAGCACGAGCTGCGCCAGTACGAGTACAGCCTCAGTCGCCCCGCcgtcgcctccgcctccgccattTGCAGATTGCGCTGACAAACTGCCAATTTCCTAGCCGCTTCACTGAACCGTAGTCCGAGTCCGAGAGCGAGAGCGACGAAAGAAGAGGAAGGAGCCGGCAAGCGAAGTGGAACACGGAAGGCAACTCAAATGGGCTCGTTTGCAGCAGATGCGGCCCGTGATTTGGTGAGGAAAAGCCCGGCCCAATCACGTCACGTCCGTCATCAAGCCAATCCTGATCAGCCAGGTGGGCCCATTCCTCCTTCTGTAGTGCGCCGAAAGCCGAGCCCAGTTCACGGGCCCACTCATCCTCTCCTTGAAAGCGAAGTGGAAAATGTTTTGGACGACGAGCACCTCGTGGATTCCGCTTTTTCCCAATTTGCCCCTCTGAAATCTTCCTATTCTCGCACCGCGGTATTGCGCTCCTCGCCTCGCCTTCTCTAATCCTCTTCTGCTCCCTCCCTCCACTAccagtccaccaccaccacacccCCACTGCTGCCGTCGCTTCCCCCCAAACCCTAGCCAAGGGGACACGGTGGCCGGCGATGGACGGCGACGGAGGAGGCGCTGCGGCGGTGCACCACCACACGCGCTCCCCCGAGGACGTCTTCCGCGATTTCCGCGCGCGCCGCGCCGGCATCGTCAAGGCGCTCACCACGGGTCAGCTAGCCTCACGCATTTCCAGCCTCCTCCTCTTTGTCCTCTTTGGTCTGTGGAGGCTTCGCTGACGCTGTTCCTGCTTCCGTGGTGCGCGCAGATGTGGAGAAGTTCTATCAGCAGTGCGATCCAGGTGACGCGCTCGACTTGGTTCCTCccctttgtttttctttttctttttccttccgTCTGTGCTGCTCGTATCTTCGTGCTAAGCTTCGCCTTTCACTATATGCCCATCCAGCGTTCGTTTATGGAGCTCGATCCGGTTGCCGTTTAGGGTTTCGTCGGATTCTTAATGACCATTAGTTGGTCTGGTTAGTCCTTAACTTTTGTCAGATATGTAAGCTTCAGTGTGACTGCCACACATGTTGCGTTTTAATTTCGCCCTCTGGTGTGTTTAGATCATCAATTCAAGGCCTTAAGCTAAAGAAACTTGCGATAGATGAGCACATCAATTAAAGGAAGTGCTTGGTAAATGTCATGGTTAGGTAATTTAAAGTCCTGGAATATGCTACAGCTACGGTCATTTGCATTTCCGTTGACACGCATAATGCTTGTGTTGAACGTAAAAAACCATGTACGATACATAATAAAGGTGATTGACCAATTTGCATCTCGTTTTCATTATGCATTTGGGTTGTACGTAGCAGAACATGTACCTTACGTAATAAACGGGATTGACCAATCACTGTAACGGGACATGTGATCATTTGGCCCAGGTTGGCGTATGTCGGTATTTGCTGAAAGTTGCAGCCTCAGTGGAGATGAACTGTACTCATTGGTTACCATGGATGTATTCATTTAAACCCTCAGATAGATGTTGTTTTGAGCTACAAATCTGTTAGTGCTGCTGTGAGGATTGAAATCTGGTTAAACTATAAAAGCTAACTAAATTGATCTAGTGCCTTTGACTTGATATATCACGTAACCTGGTTTTTCCAGGTTGCCCTCCTGTGTATGAAAAAGGAATGAGAAGTAACATATGTTAGTAGAAGAAATTACAAATTGTAGGAAGAAGTGTGAAGTGGAGACAAGATAAAAGTCAGATGCAGACATCAATGGTGACCGGCCTAATATTGCTCAATGTCAACAACTAATCCTGATGTACATTCATGGAAAACAGCTATGAGTAAAGTGGCTTCGTACATTATTGCAGCATCTGTTTTACTTGATGAACATTTTTTTAATAGCATCCTTGCTCTGCTGTCTACTGATGTTCAGTAATATGCCATAATTGGTGACGTGAACAGATTAGATTCCATTTCCTTTGTTTTGTCATGTTGACATAATGCTGTCCTTCTTGTGCCAGAGAAAGAGAACTTGTGCCTTTATGGTTTGCCAAATGAGACTTGGGAGGTCACTCTTCCAGCTGAGGAAGTACCTCCTGAGCTTCCAGAACCCGCACTGGGGATAAACTTTGCACGTGATGGAATGATCGAAAAAGATTGGCTGTCTCTAGTTGCAGTTCATAGTGATGCATGGCTCCTGTCCGTTGCATTCTACTTTGGTGCTCGCTTTGGATTTGATAAAGAGGCCAGGTTTGTGTTTTGTTTTCATTGTGAAAGTTTAATTacttatttttttccttttgttcaCCCCTCTACTGTAACTGTGTTTTCCTTTCATACTTTTTATTGCCATATGGAACTCAGATGTCTTTGATCACAGATTTACTTTCATAATTTATTTCATATtattttggaaaatatttttcttGACACAAACTATGGGGAAATGTATATTGTTCTTGTGTCTTGTGATGGAGTGATTCAGGATGTGGGGGGGCAGGGGGTCTAGTACTCTGGTTGGTGGGATGCTAGCTGGGAGATGCATATGTTGCTTCCACAGGTTGTGGAGGCACCAGTTACTGTCGCAAAAATGCATATGTTGCTTCCCACGGGTTGGATAGATGCATCTGTGGGAGTGGTTCAGGTGGCATATGTTGCTTCCACAGGTTGTGGAGGCATCAGTTACTGTCGTGGAAACTGGAGATTGGAGAGGGATTGGTGGGCTTTGTGGGGAAGAGTGTTGTGGTGGTGCATTAGGAAAATGATGTAGGGAATTGGAGAGTTCAGAGCTATGGAGGAGTATTTAAGGCTGTGCTCAGTGGAAGGCTACCTGCCATTATTCCACAGTTGTGGGGTGTCCCATTTTTAGGTGAGGAGATGGGGTTCCTTGGTTAGATAGTCTATTTATTTCAATTTATTATATCTGTAGTTATCTATCTTCCATTCTTTTGCTCATGATGCCCCTACTTCTTTCTTGTTGGAAAATTTATgtgatttaaaaaaaatatgtagCCAGTTATTATGCATCTGTGCAGAGATATTCACCAAATATGTAATAACTATTTactttatcaaaaaaaaatctttactAGATTAAATAACAGTGGTGTTATATTTTAACTTGATAAggtttcaaatcgaatttttgcTTCCAAATAGAATTGCTTACTGATCTTGCAATCGTTAGGGTAGGATCCACGAATTCTAGTGTAAAGATGTATCAAATGTTCCAGCTTTTATTCGTTCTGtagggaaaaaaagaaaaaaaaaagaagctattatctctgttccaaattataggtcgctttggcttttctagtatcttagacatagtgtatatctaggtgcatagcaaaagcttATGTACCTAGAAAGGCCAAAACTACCTATAATTTGGGACACTGGGAGTAGTTATTGGAGAACAAGAGAACTGAAATGATAATtcattggtggcatttggatttcAGGAGAAGGCTCTTCACCATGATTAATAACCTGCCCACTGTTTATGAAGTTGTGACGGGGGTTGCTAAGAAGCAATCGAAAGCCCCCAATGGCAGCAGCAAAAGCAGCAAATCTAACTCTAAAGTAAGTAAATATCTTTTGTGTGTATATGTGCTACATCCCATATGCATTACATCTTGCTAATGCTGTTAATGTAACCCCTGGCTCGTTTATCCTGCCATCTCTTGCAGCCATCAAAACAGACCAACTCTAACAGTAAGCCTGCGAAGCCAACCCACCCAAAAGAAGAGGAGGACAGCGGCCATGAGGACGCAGAGGAGGAGGACCAGGCGTACCTGTGTGGGTCCTGTGGGGAGAGCTATGCGAACGGGGAGTTCTGGATCTGCTGCGATGTCTGCGAGAAGTGGTTCCATGGCAAGTGTGTCCGCatcaccccagcgaaggcggaGCACATCAAGCAGTACAAGTGTCCCAGCTGCAGCACCAAGCGGAGCCGGGAATGACCGGCAACCCTGGCCTGGGACAGGACTTGCTCCCAGTTAACGGAAGCATTTAGAATCATTAGGAGCAGTGAAGCGGTGTGTCATTAGAACCGCTTCACCTGTTTAGCAGACCGGTGCTTGTGCCGGCTGTTGTATGTCTCGTCGTGTTGTAAACTGGTAAGGGACATGGTAGCTAGTGGTGATGTGTTGTGTTAGCAGGCTGACTGCTGTCATCGTAGTGTCGGATGAACTGCTGGAGTTTGGAAACTCATGTTCAGTAATTAAGTGCTGCTTAGTGTGTATGATAATTTCCTCCTGTTTATCACCTGATCTGACTATCTGAGCCATGAGCTTCACTGCTGAGGCCATCCTGGAGGCATACATACGTTCCTCCTGGAGGCATGGCATTTTATTGTTTAATTcaccctaaaaactaaaaacttttcaagatttttcgttacatcgaatcttacggcacatgtatgaagcattaaatataaatgaaaacaaaaactaattacatagtttacctgtaaatcgcgagatgaatcttttgtgtttagttagtttatgattggataataactATCAAatgaaaacgaaagtgctatagtaaaaaaaaatacagtaCAAAAAAAATacggaactgaacaaggccttaatactcGTGTGGGCAAGCTCAAAAATTTCATTCATTTCGCTGCTCAGGCAAGACATGTATCGCTTGCTACTTTGTCAGTAACCAAGTAGGTAATGCTTCTAATATCATCAGGCTTTCACCTGTACAGCATCACCACATGCCACCGAAAATCTATCTGAACGTTCCTGCAGCAAAAGGTTGTCTGGCTCCCTAACACTTCCGCTAGACCAGACCACCCAGATAAGGCAAAAGGAAAGATTGGAACATAAGCACTTGAGGAAAAGAAAAGGGTGAAACTGTTCAATTAGCATACTGTTACAACTACACGTATTACCACTGAATCTGGACGAAACTCGAACATTTGTTGGAAGGGAGAATTGAATGGTAGTACTGTGAACAGCGAAAGATGGATAACAACTTTGTGCATGGAAATTTTGAACCTAAGCTATACAACGTATGCACAATCCCTCCTGCCTTGAAAGGATCCAAAGCAACCCTTTTTTTTAAAGGTCCAAAG is a window encoding:
- the LOC8072592 gene encoding PHD finger protein ALFIN-LIKE 7 isoform X1, whose protein sequence is MDGDGGGAAAVHHHTRSPEDVFRDFRARRAGIVKALTTDVEKFYQQCDPEKENLCLYGLPNETWEVTLPAEEVPPELPEPALGINFARDGMIEKDWLSLVAVHSDAWLLSVAFYFGARFGFDKEARRRLFTMINNLPTVYEVVTGVAKKQSKAPNGSSKSSKSNSKPSKQTNSNSKPAKPTHPKEEEDSGHEDAEEEDQAYLCGSCGESYANGEFWICCDVCEKWFHGKCVRITPAKAEHIKQYKCPSCSTKRSRE
- the LOC8072592 gene encoding PHD finger protein ALFIN-LIKE 7 isoform X2; amino-acid sequence: MSTTNPDVHSWKTAMKKENLCLYGLPNETWEVTLPAEEVPPELPEPALGINFARDGMIEKDWLSLVAVHSDAWLLSVAFYFGARFGFDKEARRRLFTMINNLPTVYEVVTGVAKKQSKAPNGSSKSSKSNSKPSKQTNSNSKPAKPTHPKEEEDSGHEDAEEEDQAYLCGSCGESYANGEFWICCDVCEKWFHGKCVRITPAKAEHIKQYKCPSCSTKRSRE